The following proteins come from a genomic window of Aspergillus oryzae RIB40 DNA, chromosome 4:
- a CDS encoding uncharacterized protein (predicted protein): MVRQQRDRETADQQQQPRDYRENDDGASDSHEGLPTEPAPKRHKRGKYVSKAWYGTRKYSVTATSLTPHVYSPVDNAREEKSNVMDASPVDHVSSMAEIASCKQWTCGAEDQPG, translated from the exons ATGGTGCGACAACAGCGCGACAGGGAAACTGctgaccagcagcaacaacctcGGGACTACCGGGAGAACGATGATGGGGCTTCCGATAGCCACGAGGGCTTGCCAACTGAACCTGCTCCAAAGCGCCACAAACGAGGAAAATACGTGTCAAAAGCTTGGTACGGAACCAGAAAATACTCAGTCACAGCAACCTCGCTGACACCACACGTCTATTCTCCAGTGGACAAtgccagagaagaaaaatcaaa TGTGATGGATGCATCCCCTGTCGACCATGTGTCCTCAATGGCCGAGATTGCCTCATGCAAACAGTGGACATGCGGCGCCGAAGACCAACCGGGCTGA
- a CDS encoding DUF3712 domain-containing protein (predicted protein), which yields MGSGHLSEFDASMHYSGSDTPFAVLPFPRIDFRNDASLDIDQDLDLSCVSCFSKLAEDAVRSEEISVLITGKPTLKVQALPTAHLDIHKTVTLPEFMKRDDAFNVTKLDLINPRTNDGYNVNATIVFNTPAAISVEMVSCDSTPTSKLLTDETFLFTD from the exons ATGGGTAGTGGGCATCTGTCTGAGTTTGATGCTTCCATGCACTACTCGGGGTCTGATACTCCCTTTGCTgttctccctttcccccgCATCGACTTCAGAAACGATGCTAGTCTCGACATTGACCAGGACTTGGACTTGTCTTGTGTCAGCTGTTTCTCAAAGCTGGCTGAGGATGCAGTTAGGAGCGAAGAAATCTCAGTTCTGATCACTGGAAAGCCAACCCTCAAGGTGCAAGCACTGCCCACTGCCCATCTGGACATTCATAAAACGGTGACTTTGCCAG AATTCATGAAGCGTGACGACGCTTTCAACGTTACCAAGCTTGATCTTATAAATCCTCGTACAAACGATGGGTACAATGTAAACGCCACCATTGTCTTCAATACCCCAGCCGCAATTAGTGTTGAAATGGTAAGTTGTGATTCCACTCCGACTAGCAAGCTTTTAACGGATGAAACGTTTCTTTTCACCGATTGA
- a CDS encoding uncharacterized protein (predicted protein): MGYCSKNASTTTLDEFRSRDPVIESFSVRATPKMIRHTNLPEINPVLDLSPITFYLYSISTPLLQHNTPSQVPQESQIWPRDASTHAPPSTTRIVHKTKKGKGKQPEAKKEDLGKYCYAKVTANVARKDGYMMFYQACGRLIIQRKWEIIHRTTLYSEDEIKAEDGHTMSVLVNSSGSEPTENEILESFWKALEPARKNIMELNQKQWDVIEKVFKTAVEAGLEGVQVTLLKAIDDLFKIDLPEEASSSKGA, from the coding sequence ATGGGATACTGCTCTAAAAATGCTTCAACGACCACCCTCGACGAATTTAGAAGTCGCGATCCAGTTATAGAATCATTCAGCGTGAGGGCTACGCCCAAAATGATCCGACATACAAACCTCCCAGAAATCAATCCCGTCTTAGATCTATCACCAATAACATTTTATCTCTATTCCATATCCACTCCATTACTACAACACAACACTCCTTCCCAAGTCCCTCAAGAAAGCCAGATATGGCCCCGAGACGCATCTACACACGCACCACCAAGTACGACACGTATCGTCCACAAGAcaaaaaaaggcaaaggcaaaCAACCcgaagcaaaaaaagaagacttAGGCAAATACTGCTACGCAAAGGTCACAGCAAATGTCGCACGTAAAGACGGCTACATGATGTTTTATCAAGCCTGTGGACGTCTCATCATACAAAGAAAGTGGGAGATCATTCACCGTACGACCTTATATTCCGAGGATGAAATCAAGGCCGAAGATGGACACACCATGTCGGTTCTGGTGAACTCGAGTGGGAGTGAGCCAACCGAAAACGAGatcttggaaagcttttGGAAGGCTCTTGAACCGGCCCGGAAGAACATCATGGAACTTAATCAGAAGCAGTGGGACGTGATTGAAAAGGTGTTCAAGACCGCTGTAGAGGCTGGTCTTGAGGGGGTCCAAGTGACTCTCTTGAAAGCAATCGATGATCTTTTCAAGATCGATTTGCCTGAGGAGGCTAGCAGTTCCAAAGGGGCTTGA
- a CDS encoding fungal specific transcription factor domain-containing protein (predicted protein): MMIRIHGSTSPQGATARRPVDSDISDVVRSQVPAFSGESSITHTLDQIEGHLERTDVTYGNAERPMSCQVSGTSLTAPSSPLGGFRETREAVDIRKVLNAYGIDPRKEEWDGYMHTFCDEVHILYPFLHIPSLWANYANMWNSGFSSTEHEFQRSKDYRMMVAQVWVCIALGRCTESPRVSSEEGKHSAGWSIFEAATDLIGDLVVYLFRLDANERAEKFLALAISHAHHLGFHRSKVIRRMPVFNDEMIRRLWWSLYALDRRLAIETGHPFLIQDVNVDAPHPQNLDDEWLTRYKEDSKTSNELESDIKTALSKDPITPIPYLSATTRYSRVLGKIWEAIYGANMTDVIPSSSLLEYLDQLISRAQVEVRPEFSDSYQAEPPNLEQTNPLRWLAKQQMLMRIPLHLTSFPVFHSFVTNHIPSDGCPSACSSENQSSNNGLHPRNPSPTSSKQKSPASELPATLFKNSNKSPNIQHLHFPSSTH; this comes from the exons ATGATGATCA GGATCCATGGATCAACAAGTCCGCAGGGTGCTACCGCAAGGCGGCCTGTGGATTCTGATATCTCGGATGTTGTTAGATCCCAAGTACCAGCTTTCTCGGGTGAATCCTCTATTACCCACACCCTGGATCAAATTGAGGGCCATCTGGAGCGTACGGATGTGACGTATGGTAATGCAGAGCGTCCCATGTCCTGCCAGGTGTCAGGTACATCGTTAACAGCGCCAAGCTCCCCGCTAGGTGGCTTCAGAGAGACGCGTGAGGCAGTCGATATACGGAAAGTCTTGAATGCATACGGCATCGATCCACGCaaggaggaatgggatgGATACATGCACACTTTCTGTGACGAGGTTCACATCCTGTACCCCTTTCTTCATATTCCAAGTCTGTGGGCCAATTATGCAAATATGTGGAACTctggcttctcctccacggAGCATGAGTTCCAAAGAAGCAAGGACTACAGAATGATGGTCGCTCAGGTATGGGTTTGTATCGCACTGGGAAGATGTACCGAATCACCTCGGGTGAGCAGCGAGGAGGGCAAGCACTCTGCTGGATGGAGTATCTTTGAGGCGGCAACAGACCTCATTGGAGACCTT GTGGTATACCTTTTTCGACTCGACGCCAACGAAAGAGCGGAGAAATTCTTAGCGCTCGCCATCTCGCATGCACATCATCTAGGCTTTCATCGGTCCAAGGTCATCCGACGTATGCCAGTTTTCAACGATGAGATGATTCGGCGACTATGGTGGTCTCTTTATGCACTCGATCGCCGATTAGCCATTGAGACGGGTCACCCATTCCTGATACAGGATGTCAATGTTGATGCGCCTCATCCCCAGAATCTGGACGATGAATGGCTCACCCGGTACAAGGAAGACTCTAAGACAAGCAATGAGCTAGAAAGCGACATCAAAACAGCACTTTCGAAAGATCCCATTACACCGATACCATATTTATCTGCGACCACCCGCTACTCTCGAGTTTTGGGGAAAATATGGGAGGCTATCTACGGTGCAAATATGACGGACGTTATCCCCAGCTCAAGTCTACTAGAATACCTAGACCAACTCATATCCCGAGCCCAAGTGGAAGTACGGCCGGAGTTCTCCGATAGCTATCAAGCCGAGCCGCCCAATCTTGAGCAAACTAACCCACTTCGATGGCTAGCCaagcagcagatgctgatGCGAATT CCTCTACATCTTACTTCCTTCCCCGTATTTCACTCCTTCGTTACTAACCACATACCCAGCGATGGCTGTCCCTCCGCCTGCTCATCCGAAAACCAATCCTCCAACAACGGGCTTCACCCCAGGAATCCATCGCCGACATCCTCGAAACAGAAGTCACCTGCATCCGAATTGCCTGCAACATTATTCAAGAATTCAAACAAATCCCCCAATATACAGCATCTGCATTTCCCTTCCTCCACCCACTAG
- a CDS encoding SDR family oxidoreductase (predicted protein) → MSPLSGKVAFVAGANGISGFAIIEHLVRQPKTEWSKIIVTSRRPLAYFWPDPRVEFVAVDFLEPVEKIVAKLRNICAPVTHTYFTSYVHHDDFRVLKEKNVPLFKNFMDAVDEVCPNLERVCLQTGGKYYGVHLGPVKFPLSEDMPRYDDKGYNFYYVQEDYLKEAQKKRNTWSWNVIRPNAINGFAPHANGMSEALTVAIYMLICRELGQPAQFPGNEYFWNSIDDNSYAPSLADLTIHATTKDHCKNEDFLHCNGDVFVWKYLWQDVAKYFGVEAPEPQFNKATGQADTLNNEIDMVEWAKDKRPIWEAVVKKYGGKVEAFDWGTWGFFNWATGKSWCTISSVNKARKYGWQRTDDTYETWIETYRSFENAGVLPSHTAL, encoded by the exons ATGAGTCCTCTATCAGGCAAAGTCGCTTTCGTCGCAGGTGCCAATGGCATTAGTGGTTTCGCAATCATCGAGCACTTAGTTCGGCAGCCTAAGACTGAGTG GTCGAAAATTATCGTCACCTCCAGACGCCCCCTGGCATATTTCTGGCCTGATCCTCGTGTGGAATTTGTGGCCGTGGATTTCCTCGAACCGGTAGAGAAGATCGTCGCAAAGCTGAGGAATATCTGTGCGCCTGTTACTCATACATACTTCACCTCGTACGTGCACCATGATGACTTTAGGGTcctgaaagaaaagaacgtaCCCTTGTTCAAGAACTTTATGGATGCGGTGGATGAAGTCTGCCCGAATCTGGAGCGGGTTTGCCTTCAAACTGGTGGAAAG TACTACGGTGTTCACCTTGGACCTGTCAAGTTCCCTCTATCGGAGGACATGCCGAGATATGACGATAAGGGTTACAACTTCTACTACGTCCAGGAAGATTATCTGAAGGAGGCGCAGAAAAAACGAAACACATGGTCCTGGAACGTCATCCGCCCGAACGCAATCAATGGATTTGCTCCCCACG CAAACGGAATGTCCGAAGCCCTAACCGTGGCAATCTACATGTTGATCTGCCGTGAGCTTGGCCAGCCTGCTCAGTTCCCAGGCAACGAGTATTTCTGGAACTCTATCGACGACAATTCTTACGCGCCTAGCTTGGCTGATTTGACTATCCACGCTACGACAAAGGACCACTGCAAGAACGAAGACTTCCTCCATTGCAACGGAGATGTCTTTGTGTGGAAATACCTGTGGCAGGATGTTGCCAAATACTTCGGCGTTGAG GCCCCCGAGCCTCAGTTCAACAAGGCCACCGGCCAAGCCGATACTCTCAACAACGAAATCGACATGGTAGAGTGGGCCAAAGACAAGCGTCCCATTTGGGAAGCCGTGGTAAAGAAGTACGGAGGTAAGGTCGAAGCGTTCGACTGGGGCACCTGGGGCTTCTTCAACTGGGCAACCGGCAAGTCTTGGTGCACAATCTCATCCGTTAACAAGGCGAGGAAGTACGGTTGGCAGCGGACAGACGATACCTACGAAACCTGGATTGAGACCTATCGGTCTTTTGAGAATGCAGGTGTGTTGCCTAGCCACACAGCCCTTTAG
- a CDS encoding uncharacterized protein (predicted protein) translates to MPQYLGCFVMLATILSIKGSGPGPGSGSCACSGSGSSSGSGSGSWTGSGSGSSTGSGSASGSGSISCADSGSDSGTGSGSGAASRTSTGPSAISSGAGGGHTKSFPGAGNPLLTSSLVRFFFILGLSFFHPLYSG, encoded by the exons ATGCCCCAGTATCTCGGATGCTTTGTCATGTTAGCTACAATTCTGTCAATAAAGG GTTCTGGCCCTGGCcctggctctggctcttgTGCTTGTTCGGGCTCTGGTTCGAGTTCGGGTTCGGGCTCTGGTTCTTGGACTGGTTCAGGCTCTGGCTCCAGTACCGGCTCTGGCTCGGCCTCAGGTTCAGGCTCTATCTCTTGTGCCGATTCGGGCTCTGACTCCGGTactggctctggctctggtgcTGCTTCAAGAACCTCGACAGGACCCTCCGCTATAAGCTCCGGTGCTGGGGGAGGCCATACAAAATCCTTCCCAGGAGCAGGCAACCCTTTGCTGACCAGCAGTCTcgttcgtttctttttcatcctAGGATTGAGCTTCTTCCATCCTTTATACAGTGGATGA
- a CDS encoding uncharacterized protein (predicted protein), which translates to MIRTIRRLNQITSSVLSSSRTRASSRSALQSSSRNYSGDTQTVPQTTSTRTWPSSTTLPLENPTSHTSAVQGSYIPISALTNQNTTSLTTSPMHASHSMTPSTQLQHTSEGWAVAPTNLVTADFDFEQSLTSDLIPGGHIYGWMAGTQPSEMQHDGTAYMEMGWLESLFGTDLGSNVMLPPED; encoded by the coding sequence ATGATCCGAACAATCCGGAGGCTGAACCAGATCACCTCGTCCGTTTTATCTAGTTCAAGAACGAGAGCGTCGAGTCGTTCCGCGCTACAGTCATCATCCCGCAACTATAGCGGAGACACCCAGACTGTCCCGCAGACAACCTCCACCAGAACCTGGCCGTCATCCACGACCCTTCCTCTTGAAAATCCTACAAGTCACACATCCGCTGTACAGGGTAGTTATATCCCCATTTCGGCTCTGACTAATCAAAACACAACTTCCCTTACCACGAGTCCTATGCATGCTTCTCATTCAATGACCCCATCAACACAGCTTCAGCATACCTCCGAAGGATGGGCCGTCGCGCCAACGAACCTTGTGACCGCGGACTTTGACTTCGAGCAGAGTCTTACTAGTGACCTCATACCTGGAGGTCATATATATGGATGGATGGCCGGAACACAGCCAAGTGAGATGCAGCACGATGGAACAGCATATATGGAGATGGGATGGTTGGAGTCTTTGTTTGGGACCGACCTAGGGTCTAATGTTATGCTTCCGCCTGAGGATTAG
- a CDS encoding uncharacterized protein (predicted protein), with protein sequence MLDYLYRGDYDEHELATEAQRYQDQGPALPKYANAMMHVTANKYAIRGLKDLTEKRLVSNLIHEWNDTNFIQLIQYVYGPRTPANSTLQTIVAQFAARHVSTLREFQSFHEVLKRFPDFMYVFSSEMMERVIQLEKEAL encoded by the coding sequence ATGCTTGACTATCTCTACAGGGGGGACTATGACGAGCACGAGCTTGCCACTGAAGCCCAGAGataccaagaccaaggtccCGCACTCCCTAAATATGCCAATGCTATGATGCATGTTACAGCTAACAAGTACGCCATCAGAGGGCTTAAGGACCTCACCGAGAAAAGGCTAGTATCAAATCTCATACATGAGTGGAACGATACGAACTTTATTCAACTCATTCAGTATGTCTATGGGCCGCGTACTCCTGCAAATTCTACATTGCAGACTATTGTTGCGCAATTTGCCGCCCGTCATGTTTCTACTCTCAGAGAGTTTCAGTCATTTCATGAAGTTCTGAAGAGGTTCCCTGATTTCATGTACGTATTCTCGAGTGAGATGATGGAAAGGGTGATACAACTAGAGAAGGAAGCTTTATAG
- a CDS encoding MFS transporter (synaptic vesicle transporter SVOP and related transporters (major facilitator superfamily)), with translation MDILLRESSFGRLLNFASNGQIFPHRDLNIPKHEETTSSSSSCPEAPRHVLIDFSGPNDPDMPRNWPTLAKTVVMVDVMLLNFSFYAASAIFTPSIPRIEEVFGATTAEGTLGLSLFVIAYGIGPLILSPLSNLPSIGRTPVYVLGSLAFCLFNIGTALAKNLHTILILRFFGGFIGSAPISVGGATLMEVYGPTEIPYAIALYAVSGVCGPILGPILGTLVIERWKTWTATLWLLSGVTAFTTVFIFFLLPETLYSNILLRRAQRLRDQTGNPAYQSQADIDTPQSNLAIRIVKQTMDDFKLSCMDPVILFVNMHTMLIYGVLYLWFEFFPFVFDGIYHFTAIQQGLAFFGILVGAVVSVITYVLWLYFSYQPRVAKPEAIVEPEARLVPGQVGAICIPVCLFMFAWTSRESVHWIVPIVGTAFFAPGFYLTFQSILNYLGESYPRYVASVFAGNTFFRSSFGGALPLAAPRMLQSLGIGWASSTLGFISIAMVPLPFILERYGKRLRSWSKYAN, from the exons ATGGACATCTTACTTCGTGAAAGCTCGTTCGGCCGGTTACTGAATTTTGCCTCGAATGGCCAGATATTTCCACATCGTGATCTTAATATTCCAAAGCATGAAGAAACTACCAGTTCAAGCTCCTCTTGCCCTGAAGCCCCTCGCCACGTATTGATCGATTTCAGCGGGCCCAACGATCCGGATATGCCCAGAAATTGGCCCACGTTAGCCAAGACAGTCGTGATGGTGGATGTTATGCTGCTAAACTTCAGCTTCTATGCGGCGTCGGCAATCTTCACACCAAGCATTCCGCGGATTGAAGAGGTCTTTGGCGCTACCACTGCGGAGGGTACGCTGGGACTCTCGCTTTTTGTTATTGCATATGGCATTGGGCCACTCATT CTTTCACCATTATCAAACCTGCCCTCTATCGGACGTACACCAGTCTATGTCCTCGGTTCTCTTgcattttgtttgtttaACATAGGCACTGCGCTAGCGAAGAACCTGCATACTATCCTTATATTGAGATTCTTTGGGGGCTTCATTGGGAGTGCGCCGATTAGTGTAGGCGGTGCTACGCTGATGGAGGTATATGGACCCACCGAGATTCCGTATGCCATTGCATTGTACGCAGTCAGCGGAGTTTGTGGGCCGATTTTAGGACCG ATCCTCGGGACACTGGTAAT AGAGCGTTGGAAGACATGGACTGCAACTCTATGGCTTCTTTCCGGAGTCACAGCTTTCACTACcgtgtttattttcttcttgttaCCTGAGACGTTGTATTCGAATATCCTTCTTCGTCGAGCACAACGGCTCCGTGACCAGACAGGGAATCCGGCTTACCAAAGCCAAGCGGACATCGACACCCCGCAGTCTAACCTTGCGATACGCATAGTGAAGCAAACGATGGATGATTTCAAGCTATCTTGCATGGATCCGGTCATCCTATTTGTTAATATGCACACTATGTTGATATACGGGGTACTCTACTTGTGGTTTGAATTTTTCCCATTCG TTTTTGACGGAATCTACCACTTCACCGCAATTCAACAAGGCC TTGCATTCTTCGGTATCCTTGTCGGCGCAGTCGTGTCTGTCATTACATACGTGCTGTGGTTATATTTCTCTTACCAGCCACGAGTTGCGAAACCAGAAGCCATCGTTGAGCCCGAAGCCCGCCTTGTCCCCGGACAGGTTGGGGCCATCTGTATCCCAGTTTGTCTCTTCATGTTTGCATGGACCTCTCGTGAAAG CGTACACTGGATCGTCCCTATCGTCGGTACAGCCTTCTTCGCACCGGGATTCTACCTGACCTTCCAATCTATCCTTAACTATCTAGGAGAGTCTTACCCACGATATGTGGCAAGTGTATTCGCCGGCAACACATTCTTCCGAAGCTCATTCGGCGGAGCGTTACCTTTAGCCGCCCCAAGGATGTTGCAGTCACTGGGTATTGGGTGGGCGTCGAGTACGCTAGGATTCATATCCATAGCTATGGTTCCTCTGCCATTTATCTTGGAACGC TACGGCAAAAGACTCCGCTCATGGAGCAAGTATGCGAACTAG